A stretch of Caenorhabditis elegans chromosome IV DNA encodes these proteins:
- the Y41D4B.11 gene encoding DUF1014-domain-containing protein (Confirmed by transcript evidence) has product MAKAGQKTTLLLHSMLQKGGGQKTEYLNNSTKIQEERQKVIDAYRDMKKQKRIAAAFAAAASSSSS; this is encoded by the coding sequence ATGGCAAAAGCCGGCCAAAAGACGACGCTTCTTCTTCATTCAATGCTCCAAAAAGGCGGCGGCCAGAAGACggaatatttgaataattcgACGAAAATTCAAGAGGAACGGCAGAAGGTCATCGACGCGTACAGAGATATGAAGAAACAGAAGAGAATTGCTGCCGCttttgctgctgctgcttcttcttcatcttcttaa